In Sphingobacteriaceae bacterium, one genomic interval encodes:
- a CDS encoding ribonucleotide-diphosphate reductase subunit beta, whose amino-acid sequence MTEPILAENKDRFVLFPIKYKDIWEFYKKAEASFWTAEEIDLASDLQDWNNKLNDNEKHFIKHVLAFFAASDGIVNENLAINFTNEVQYPEARCFYGFQIMMENIHSETYSLLIDTYIKDPVEKDYLLHAVDTVPCVKEKADWALRWIGNGSFAERLIAFAAVEGIFFSGSFCSIFWLKKRGLMPGLTFSNELISRDEGLHCDFACLLYTNHVKNKLPKEQVTKIIVDAVTIEKKFVVDAIPVKLIGMNSDLMCQYIEFCADRLLLALDCEKYFNASNPFDFMEMISLQGKTNFFEKRVAEYQKAGVMGKSEENNVFKLDEDF is encoded by the coding sequence ATGACCGAACCAATTCTAGCAGAAAACAAGGACCGTTTCGTCCTCTTCCCGATAAAGTATAAGGACATTTGGGAATTTTATAAAAAAGCCGAAGCCAGTTTTTGGACGGCAGAAGAAATTGACTTGGCCTCAGATTTACAGGATTGGAATAATAAATTGAACGATAATGAAAAACATTTCATTAAACATGTATTAGCTTTTTTTGCAGCCAGCGATGGAATTGTGAATGAAAATTTAGCGATAAACTTTACTAATGAAGTTCAATATCCGGAAGCCCGTTGTTTTTACGGATTCCAAATTATGATGGAAAATATTCATTCGGAAACCTACTCCCTTTTAATTGATACGTATATAAAAGATCCGGTAGAGAAAGATTATTTATTACACGCAGTTGATACAGTGCCTTGCGTGAAGGAAAAGGCAGATTGGGCTTTAAGGTGGATAGGTAATGGCAGCTTTGCTGAAAGGCTAATTGCCTTTGCGGCAGTAGAAGGAATATTTTTCTCCGGTTCTTTTTGTTCTATTTTCTGGTTAAAAAAGCGGGGTTTAATGCCCGGCTTAACTTTTAGCAATGAACTAATTAGCAGAGATGAAGGTTTACATTGTGATTTTGCATGTTTATTATATACTAATCATGTAAAAAATAAATTGCCTAAAGAACAAGTTACTAAAATCATTGTTGATGCGGTAACTATTGAAAAAAAGTTTGTGGTTGATGCAATTCCGGTTAAATTGATTGGAATGAATTCAGACCTCATGTGTCAATATATAGAATTCTGTGCCGATCGATTACTATTGGCATTGGATTGTGAAAAATACTTTAACGCTTCAAATCCATTCGATTTTATGGAAATGATTTCGTTACAAGGAAAAACCAATTTCTTCGAAAAACGTGTGGCAGAATACCAAAAAGCAGGCGTGATGGGCAAAAGCGAGGAAAATAATGTATTTAAGCTAGATGAGGACTTCTAG
- the kynU gene encoding kynureninase: protein MKESTTENKIKSRALELDQLDPLKAYREKFHIPQHNNEDVVYFTGNSLGLQPKSTAQYLQQELNDWAKFGVEGHFLAKNPWLSYHEILTQKMATLVGALPEETIMMNQLTVNLHLLMVSFYRPTAKRYKILCEAKAFPSDQYALQSQVKFHAGLATSHGFNEQDAIIEVSPREGEYHIREEDILKAIETHKDSLALILMGGVNYFTGQVFDMKAITEAGHKAGAFVGFDLAHAAGNLELELHHWNVDFAVWCSYKYLNSGPGSVAGAFVHQKHLTNIEIPHFAGWWGHDKKTRFLMDKKFVPIETAERWQLSNAPILSMAACNASLDIFDEVGMKKLNEKSKKLVNFLEEVIHEINTTKNNCLEIITPAKNRGCQLSIVANGYGKNLYKGLIENGVIPDWREPNVIRCAPVPLYNSFYDIYRFGQILSGLL, encoded by the coding sequence ATGAAAGAATCGACAACTGAAAATAAAATCAAATCACGGGCTCTTGAACTAGATCAACTTGATCCTCTAAAAGCTTACCGCGAAAAGTTTCATATTCCGCAACATAATAATGAAGATGTGGTGTATTTCACCGGAAACTCTTTGGGGTTACAACCAAAAAGCACCGCTCAATACCTGCAACAGGAATTAAACGACTGGGCTAAGTTTGGCGTTGAAGGTCATTTTCTGGCCAAAAATCCATGGCTCTCTTATCACGAAATTCTCACGCAAAAAATGGCTACTCTTGTAGGCGCCTTGCCTGAAGAAACGATAATGATGAACCAACTTACAGTTAACCTGCATTTATTAATGGTTTCTTTCTATCGCCCTACCGCTAAACGTTATAAAATTTTATGTGAAGCTAAAGCTTTTCCCAGCGATCAGTATGCTTTGCAATCTCAGGTAAAATTTCATGCCGGATTAGCCACTTCGCATGGGTTTAATGAGCAGGATGCCATAATTGAAGTTAGTCCAAGAGAAGGAGAATATCATATCCGGGAAGAAGATATTTTAAAGGCCATAGAAACACATAAGGATTCACTTGCGTTAATTCTAATGGGTGGCGTTAATTATTTTACCGGACAAGTGTTTGATATGAAAGCCATCACTGAAGCCGGTCATAAAGCAGGAGCTTTTGTTGGATTTGATCTTGCACACGCTGCCGGGAATTTAGAATTGGAATTACATCATTGGAATGTTGATTTCGCAGTTTGGTGTTCTTATAAGTATTTAAATAGCGGACCGGGAAGCGTGGCCGGTGCTTTTGTGCATCAAAAACATTTAACTAATATCGAAATTCCGCATTTTGCCGGGTGGTGGGGACATGATAAAAAAACAAGATTCCTGATGGATAAAAAATTTGTGCCCATCGAAACTGCCGAACGTTGGCAACTGAGTAATGCTCCAATTCTAAGTATGGCTGCCTGCAATGCAAGTTTGGATATTTTTGATGAAGTTGGAATGAAAAAATTAAATGAAAAAAGCAAAAAGCTGGTCAACTTTTTAGAAGAAGTAATTCATGAAATTAATACCACTAAAAACAATTGCCTTGAAATAATAACACCTGCTAAAAACAGAGGTTGTCAACTTTCAATAGTTGCTAATGGCTATGGCAAGAATTTATATAAAGGATTAATCGAAAATGGAGTAATTCCCGACTGGAGAGAACCAAATGTAATACGCTGTGCTCCGGTTCCTTTGTATAACTCCTTTTATGACATCTATCGTTTCGGTCAAATCTTATCCGGGCTATTATAA
- a CDS encoding thioredoxin family protein translates to MKNSFLKITLIFVSIILLVPKNFAQQKPAEKSPLTWYTNLMEAHEISKKKKKPVFAFFTGSDWCGWCKKLQADVFAKKEFVDWAKKNVILLEVDFPRMKALDPALQQQNNNLQQSFGVMGYPTIWMFNMIKNDSAKTFGIDPVGSLGYPVGALQGAEQIKFLHTADSLLNNYKANKKKGKS, encoded by the coding sequence ATGAAAAACTCCTTTCTAAAAATCACCCTAATTTTTGTTTCGATAATTTTATTAGTCCCTAAAAATTTCGCTCAGCAAAAACCAGCAGAAAAATCACCGCTAACCTGGTATACAAATCTGATGGAGGCTCATGAAATATCCAAAAAGAAAAAGAAACCCGTGTTTGCTTTTTTTACGGGTAGCGACTGGTGCGGCTGGTGTAAAAAATTACAGGCAGATGTTTTCGCCAAAAAAGAATTTGTGGATTGGGCAAAAAAAAATGTGATTCTTTTAGAAGTTGATTTTCCGAGAATGAAAGCATTAGATCCGGCCTTGCAACAGCAGAATAATAATTTGCAACAATCGTTTGGCGTAATGGGGTATCCTACCATTTGGATGTTTAATATGATAAAAAATGATAGTGCTAAAACTTTCGGTATTGATCCGGTTGGTTCATTAGGTTATCCTGTAGGAGCATTACAAGGAGCAGAACAAATCAAATTTCTCCATACGGCAGATTCTTTGCTAAACAACTATAAGGCTAATAAGAAAAAAGGAAAATCGTAA
- a CDS encoding SH3 domain-containing protein: MSSPFNYEIDEKNLRSRLKDRTVPYREDAFIQFESYSEYNKSSHKPRSLPNFNLSIGRNIIIPVIFGVAILLLSIILYKFIEIKNASNTVTEQLDKPIENIQPQQNPEIIPVVKDSILPEKTRTDSTAVDSLKLITEASPTLAAIVNSTTPTPSIVINTSSLTTEQKAISAWFVPNNCEVYESPNIASKVIGNLPGGKNYNVYEITNYFLKVKFSTTGETGYILKRLAGTTENSTAKKKKSAEEMESKPLDELIPKTEEPELK, from the coding sequence ATGAGCAGTCCTTTTAATTACGAAATAGACGAAAAAAACCTACGCTCGAGATTAAAAGATCGGACCGTTCCCTATAGAGAAGATGCTTTTATACAGTTTGAATCTTATTCGGAATACAATAAAAGTTCGCATAAACCTCGCAGTTTACCAAACTTTAATTTAAGTATTGGACGTAATATTATTATTCCCGTAATTTTTGGAGTTGCTATTTTACTTCTATCTATCATTCTTTATAAGTTTATAGAAATTAAAAACGCTTCAAATACAGTAACAGAACAGTTGGATAAGCCCATTGAAAATATTCAACCTCAGCAAAACCCTGAAATTATACCTGTTGTTAAAGATTCCATCCTACCTGAAAAAACAAGAACAGATTCTACAGCAGTTGATTCTCTTAAATTAATAACAGAAGCTAGCCCAACGCTGGCAGCAATTGTGAATTCAACAACACCAACACCTTCCATAGTAATAAATACTTCTTCTTTAACCACGGAACAGAAAGCGATTTCTGCTTGGTTTGTTCCAAATAACTGTGAGGTGTATGAATCTCCAAATATTGCTTCCAAAGTAATTGGCAATTTGCCGGGAGGCAAAAATTATAACGTTTATGAAATCACCAACTATTTTTTAAAAGTTAAATTCAGTACAACCGGCGAAACCGGATATATTCTGAAACGACTCGCCGGCACCACCGAAAATTCAACAGCGAAAAAAAAGAAAAGTGCTGAAGAAATGGAATCTAAACCATTGGATGAACTTATTCCCAAAACAGAAGAACCCGAACTCAAGTAA
- a CDS encoding sigma-70 family RNA polymerase sigma factor translates to MTVTEIIQGLHKNDKACKKYLFETHYGKLFALVQRYCKSQAQATEIFHVAFNFALQQLQQSKNTQINLPEFLEKEVIQETIRQIKNLRSEYYVASTVYATQKLSSDYDLFNANQIIDYYTVDMDILIKALQQLVPSQRLIFNLHIIEGYSIEEAARLLEASEQTVKSNLEKARFNLQKNIEKSLRQTKYEQSF, encoded by the coding sequence ATGACCGTAACTGAAATCATACAGGGCTTGCACAAAAATGATAAGGCATGTAAAAAATACCTTTTTGAAACGCATTACGGGAAATTATTTGCTTTAGTTCAGCGTTATTGTAAAAGTCAGGCTCAGGCCACCGAGATTTTTCACGTTGCATTTAATTTTGCACTGCAACAACTGCAACAATCTAAAAACACACAGATTAACTTGCCTGAATTTTTGGAGAAAGAAGTTATACAAGAAACTATTCGGCAAATTAAAAATCTACGCAGCGAATATTATGTTGCCAGCACCGTGTACGCTACACAAAAATTGAGTAGTGATTATGATCTTTTTAATGCCAACCAAATTATAGACTATTACACAGTTGATATGGATATTCTGATTAAAGCTTTACAGCAATTGGTGCCATCGCAACGATTAATATTTAATTTACACATTATTGAAGGTTATAGCATAGAAGAAGCAGCACGATTACTTGAAGCGAGCGAACAAACAGTTAAAAGTAATTTGGAAAAAGCACGATTCAATTTACAAAAAAATATTGAAAAAAGTTTGAGACAAACCAAGTATGAGCAGTCCTTTTAA
- a CDS encoding T9SS type A sorting domain-containing protein, whose translation MNKIKLIIFSIFISSLGLQSQVIEDFEAAGTWTWSPWLIGSGTNNGTKAAAAAYSGAFGWQAATSGYPWFYRTDVSIGNPGDVLGVWAKGNQRNYMGFGATGGGGWSLVLAPNTSGLIIQANAGWGYTDLATTPYTYNTANWYYLELTWNTTTNVTGRLYDNAMVLQATVNTNIATLVPNGISFRSYCTTICYFDDFNTSVILPIQLLEFTVTASENKNANVLNWVTGNEKNNKKFEVEKSVDGLSFESIGDLNGSGNSNVIHEYSFTDTKPNRGINYYRLRQFEFDGSSTVSKVISINNENSLNEISIFPSVTSGHTNLQFPITGEKEVLINDCTGKIVYSAKVIEDKLNLNLSFLNDGIYFVKVSNGTAEYNSKLVISK comes from the coding sequence ATGAATAAAATCAAATTAATAATTTTTTCAATATTCATATCTTCTTTAGGATTACAAAGTCAGGTAATTGAAGATTTTGAGGCAGCAGGAACTTGGACTTGGTCGCCTTGGTTAATAGGAAGCGGAACAAATAACGGAACAAAAGCTGCAGCTGCGGCTTATTCGGGGGCTTTTGGATGGCAAGCGGCCACCAGTGGTTATCCTTGGTTTTATAGAACGGATGTTTCTATTGGAAATCCGGGTGATGTTTTAGGGGTATGGGCCAAGGGGAATCAAAGAAATTATATGGGCTTTGGAGCTACAGGCGGCGGAGGTTGGTCATTAGTACTTGCCCCTAACACCAGTGGTTTAATTATTCAGGCCAATGCCGGCTGGGGATACACCGATTTAGCAACCACACCTTACACCTATAACACGGCTAATTGGTATTATTTAGAGTTAACCTGGAATACTACTACAAATGTAACTGGTAGATTATATGACAACGCCATGGTTTTGCAAGCTACTGTAAATACAAATATAGCTACACTAGTTCCTAACGGCATTTCTTTTAGAAGTTATTGCACCACTATTTGTTATTTTGATGATTTTAACACCTCTGTTATTCTTCCAATTCAGTTACTTGAATTTACAGTTACCGCATCAGAAAACAAAAACGCTAATGTTTTAAATTGGGTAACCGGAAATGAAAAAAATAATAAGAAATTTGAAGTAGAAAAAAGTGTAGATGGATTATCTTTTGAATCAATTGGTGATTTAAACGGAAGCGGTAATTCAAACGTAATTCATGAATACAGTTTTACGGATACAAAACCAAATAGAGGAATTAATTATTATCGTTTACGTCAATTTGAGTTTGACGGAAGTTCTACTGTATCCAAAGTGATTTCCATAAATAATGAAAATTCTTTAAATGAAATTTCAATTTTCCCGTCGGTAACTTCAGGTCATACAAATCTTCAATTTCCAATTACCGGTGAAAAAGAAGTTTTAATTAATGATTGCACAGGGAAAATTGTTTATTCTGCAAAAGTTATTGAAGATAAATTAAATTTGAATTTATCGTTTTTAAATGATGGGATTTACTTTGTGAAAGTAAGTAACGGCACAGCTGAATACAACAGTAAACTTGTTATTTCAAAATAG
- a CDS encoding group III truncated hemoglobin has product MEDIKSKNDIEFLIKKFYNALLQIDEMKPPFEGLNFEKHIPNIVQFWSFVLLEEEGYKTNVFDKHLHLPIHLPMFDIWLEVWTRTVSENFKGEKADLAIQRAQVLTYTFKAKWEKINSK; this is encoded by the coding sequence ATGGAGGACATTAAGAGTAAAAATGACATAGAGTTTTTAATAAAAAAATTCTACAACGCATTACTGCAAATAGACGAAATGAAACCGCCATTCGAAGGATTAAATTTCGAAAAACACATTCCTAATATTGTTCAATTCTGGTCTTTTGTGTTGTTAGAGGAAGAGGGATATAAAACTAATGTATTTGATAAACATTTGCATTTACCGATACACTTACCCATGTTTGATATTTGGCTTGAAGTTTGGACTAGAACAGTATCAGAAAATTTTAAAGGTGAAAAGGCTGATTTAGCAATTCAACGCGCTCAGGTGCTCACTTATACATTTAAAGCAAAATGGGAGAAAATAAATTCGAAATAA
- a CDS encoding ribonucleoside-diphosphate reductase subunit alpha: MFVIKRDGTRESVKFDKITARVQKLSYSLDPMHVDSTLVAKKVIDGVYDGVTTSELDNLAAETAASLTVRHPDYAQLASRIAVSNLHKNTIKSFSKTIEALYKYIDPKTNTPAALIAEDVYEIVKNNAHTLDSSIIYDRDFGYDYFGFKTLERSYLLKMNGKVAERPQHMLMRVAVGIHKSDIESAIRTYNLMSERWFTHATPTLFNAGTPKPQMSSCFLLQVKEDSIDGIYDTLKNCAKISQSAGGIGINIHNVRATGSYIKGTNGTSNGIIPMLKVYNETARYVDQGGGKRKGSIAVYLEPWHADIYDFLDIRKNHGKEEMRARDLFTALWIPDLFMKRVEEEGDWSLMCPNESPGLSDCHSAEFEALYTKYEKEKRFRKQIKARELWAAIIEAQIETGNPYMLFKDAANSKSNQQNLGTIKSSNLCTEIIEYTSKDEVAVCNLASIALPRFVDEKTGTFDHNKLFEITYVATKNLNKIIDRNYYPIPEARTSNMRHRPIGLGVQGLADAFILMRFPFESEDAKKLNAEIFETIYYAALTASKDLAKIEGPYESYQGSPISKGIFQHDMWSVTPSSRWEWDTLREEILQFGVRNSLLLAPMPTASTSQILGNNECFEPYTSNIYTRRVLSGEFVVVNKHLLRDLVKLGIWNDNVKNKIIAANGSVQNINEIPDNIKELYKTVWEIKQRTIIDMAADRGAFIDQSQSLNLFIQDANFAKMSSAHFYAWKKGLKTGMYYLRTKAAADAIKFTVDQSALQKPNLILGNEDQLLVDRGQSHVLTQEEINAQLACSLDNPEACDSCGS, translated from the coding sequence ATGTTTGTAATTAAAAGAGACGGAACCCGCGAATCGGTAAAATTTGACAAAATCACAGCACGTGTACAAAAGTTAAGTTACAGTTTGGATCCGATGCATGTGGATTCTACATTGGTAGCAAAAAAAGTAATTGATGGTGTATACGATGGTGTAACTACTAGTGAGTTAGATAATTTGGCTGCAGAAACCGCAGCTTCATTAACGGTCCGTCATCCTGATTATGCTCAGTTAGCTTCCAGAATTGCTGTGAGTAATTTGCATAAAAATACCATTAAGAGCTTTTCAAAAACAATTGAAGCCTTATATAAGTATATAGACCCTAAAACCAACACGCCGGCGGCCTTAATTGCTGAGGATGTTTATGAAATTGTAAAGAACAATGCGCACACATTAGACTCTTCTATAATATACGATCGTGATTTTGGCTACGATTATTTCGGATTCAAAACGTTGGAGCGTTCTTATTTATTAAAAATGAATGGAAAGGTTGCTGAGCGTCCACAGCACATGCTTATGCGTGTTGCGGTGGGAATACATAAATCAGATATTGAGTCGGCCATCAGAACATACAATTTAATGAGTGAGCGTTGGTTTACACACGCAACACCAACCCTTTTTAACGCAGGAACACCAAAACCACAAATGAGCTCATGCTTTTTATTGCAGGTTAAGGAAGATAGTATTGATGGTATTTATGATACATTAAAAAATTGTGCTAAAATATCGCAGAGTGCCGGAGGTATTGGTATTAATATTCACAATGTAAGAGCAACAGGTTCATATATTAAAGGTACCAACGGAACCAGTAACGGAATTATTCCAATGCTAAAAGTGTATAATGAAACTGCACGTTATGTAGATCAGGGTGGCGGAAAACGTAAAGGATCCATAGCAGTATACTTGGAGCCATGGCATGCAGATATATATGACTTTTTGGATATACGCAAAAATCATGGTAAGGAAGAAATGCGAGCCCGTGATTTATTTACGGCTTTGTGGATTCCGGATTTGTTTATGAAAAGAGTGGAAGAGGAGGGAGACTGGAGTTTAATGTGTCCAAATGAATCACCGGGATTAAGTGATTGTCACAGTGCCGAATTTGAGGCTTTGTACACAAAGTATGAAAAGGAAAAACGTTTCCGTAAGCAAATAAAAGCGCGTGAATTATGGGCAGCCATTATTGAAGCGCAAATTGAAACCGGAAATCCATATATGTTGTTTAAAGATGCAGCTAACTCAAAATCAAATCAACAAAATTTAGGGACCATTAAATCATCAAATTTATGTACTGAAATTATTGAGTATACCAGTAAAGACGAAGTGGCTGTGTGTAATTTAGCTTCCATTGCATTACCTCGATTTGTGGATGAAAAAACCGGAACATTTGATCACAATAAATTATTTGAAATTACTTATGTAGCCACAAAAAATTTAAATAAAATTATCGACCGTAATTATTATCCGATTCCTGAAGCCAGAACTTCCAATATGCGTCACCGTCCTATTGGATTAGGCGTTCAAGGATTAGCGGATGCCTTCATTTTAATGCGTTTCCCTTTTGAAAGCGAAGACGCTAAAAAATTAAATGCGGAGATATTTGAAACTATTTATTATGCGGCATTAACGGCTAGTAAAGATTTGGCGAAAATTGAAGGACCTTATGAATCGTATCAGGGATCACCTATTTCCAAAGGAATTTTCCAGCACGATATGTGGAGTGTAACGCCAAGCTCAAGATGGGAGTGGGATACATTAAGAGAAGAAATTTTACAATTTGGTGTTCGCAATAGTTTATTATTAGCTCCAATGCCTACTGCAAGCACTTCTCAAATTTTAGGAAACAACGAATGTTTTGAACCATATACGAGCAATATTTATACGCGTCGTGTTTTAAGCGGAGAGTTTGTGGTTGTGAATAAACATTTGTTGCGCGATTTAGTGAAATTGGGAATATGGAATGACAATGTGAAAAACAAAATCATAGCTGCAAACGGATCCGTTCAAAACATAAACGAAATTCCGGATAACATTAAAGAATTATACAAAACAGTTTGGGAAATTAAACAAAGAACTATAATTGATATGGCTGCCGATCGCGGCGCATTTATTGATCAGTCTCAATCTTTAAATTTGTTTATTCAGGATGCTAATTTTGCCAAAATGAGTTCAGCTCATTTTTATGCTTGGAAAAAGGGATTGAAAACGGGTATGTACTATTTACGCACAAAAGCAGCAGCGGATGCCATTAAGTTTACAGTTGATCAAAGTGCATTACAAAAACCGAATTTGATTCTAGGCAACGAAGATCAGTTATTGGTTGATAGAGGTCAATCTCATGTACTCACCCAGGAAGAAATAAACGCACAGTTAGCCTGTAGCTTAGACAACCCCGAGGCTTGTGACTCTTGTGGATCATAA